In Desulfosediminicola ganghwensis, a single window of DNA contains:
- a CDS encoding putative DNA modification/repair radical SAM protein has protein sequence MKLSEKLTILADAAKYDASCASSGSSRSNTLDGIGNAAQSGICHSWSADGRCISLLKVLMSNDCLFDCSYCLSRRSNTLPRATFTPEELADLTINFYLRNYIEGLFLSSAVYGSVNRTMADLVAVCRLLRTRHKFNGYIHLKVIPGADQELVRQAGFLVDRLSVNIELPSESSLKLLAPQKTRKAILAPMSQIGEEYAGYRQEKKKSGKAPTYCPGGQATQMIVGASKESDYQILNLTEHLYRRMSLKRVYFSAYIAVNEAPILPAVASLPPLIREHRLYQADWLLRFYRFHASEILSETSPNLDMRLDPKAGWALRNYDLFPLDINRASYEELLRVPGLGMISAQRIVATRRVAPIREEDLKKIGLVMKRAKHFISINGRFLGDRTMSHGQLAAAMYKAETPASKKVLQNSRQLRLFKN, from the coding sequence GTGAAGCTATCTGAAAAACTGACAATTCTGGCTGATGCTGCAAAATACGATGCCTCCTGCGCTTCGAGTGGCAGCAGTCGCAGTAACACGCTGGATGGCATTGGCAATGCTGCGCAAAGCGGGATATGTCATAGCTGGTCGGCTGACGGACGGTGTATTTCTTTATTAAAAGTATTAATGAGCAATGATTGTCTGTTCGATTGCAGTTATTGTCTCAGCCGCAGATCGAATACTTTGCCCAGGGCAACGTTTACTCCGGAAGAACTCGCTGATCTCACCATTAACTTTTACCTGCGCAACTATATAGAGGGGCTTTTTTTGAGCTCCGCGGTGTACGGTTCGGTGAATAGGACCATGGCGGATCTGGTTGCTGTTTGTCGCTTGCTCAGAACCAGACACAAATTCAACGGCTATATTCATCTTAAGGTTATCCCGGGTGCAGACCAGGAGCTGGTGCGGCAGGCGGGATTTCTGGTGGACAGGCTTTCGGTCAATATCGAACTGCCCTCGGAAAGTTCACTCAAACTCCTTGCTCCCCAGAAAACGCGCAAAGCGATTCTTGCCCCCATGAGCCAGATCGGTGAGGAATATGCAGGCTATCGCCAGGAGAAAAAGAAGAGCGGTAAGGCTCCCACCTATTGCCCGGGCGGGCAGGCTACCCAGATGATTGTCGGTGCCTCGAAGGAGAGCGATTATCAGATCCTCAACTTGACCGAGCATCTCTATCGGCGGATGAGCTTAAAGAGAGTCTATTTTTCAGCATATATCGCGGTGAACGAAGCACCGATTCTGCCGGCGGTTGCCTCTTTGCCGCCACTGATACGCGAGCACCGGCTGTATCAGGCGGATTGGTTGCTCAGGTTCTATCGTTTTCACGCCAGTGAGATACTCTCGGAGACTTCACCCAATCTCGATATGCGCCTCGACCCAAAAGCTGGTTGGGCGCTACGAAATTATGACCTGTTCCCCCTCGATATAAACCGTGCAAGTTACGAGGAGTTGTTGCGGGTTCCGGGTCTTGGAATGATCTCGGCCCAAAGGATTGTCGCCACAAGAAGGGTTGCGCCCATCCGGGAGGAGGATTTAAAAAAGATTGGTCTGGTGATGAAACGTGCGAAACATTTTATCTCAATCAATGGCAGGTTCCTGGGAGACAGGACCATGTCACACGGCCAGTTGGCTGCGGCTATGTACAAAGCGGAAACCCCTGCCAGCAAGAAGGTGCTGCAGAACAGCAGGCAATTGAGACTCTTTAAAAATTGA
- a CDS encoding 4Fe-4S dicluster domain-containing protein: MAHHVDLSAYNKLTERLNRFPQGAPPSKYLERILKILLSDEEARKVSLLPIKPFTPRQAATIWGLSETEAFKLLNELASRAILVDIHSDNEVRYVLPPPMAGFFEFSLMRIRDDLDQKLLAELFYQYLNVEEEFIKALFTEGETQLGRVFVQEAALKNSAALHVLDYERATEVIDTSEQIGISLCYCRHKMKHVGKNCDAPMDICMTFNSSAGSLIRHGHARPVDKVEGRELLAKAWEHNLIQFGENVRQRVNFICNCCGCCCEAMLAAKRFASLHPVHTTNFLPVVAHHNCTGCGKCVDACPVEAMSLVSANDPHKPKRKQAKLDRELCLGCGVCVRSCPEQVIELTSRPERVITPLNSAHRTVVMAIERGMLQELIFDNRLLFSHRALAILLGAIFKLPPVKQLLASKQVKSRYLEALIAKR; this comes from the coding sequence ATGGCACATCATGTCGACCTTTCCGCGTACAACAAGCTCACCGAACGGTTAAACCGTTTTCCACAAGGCGCCCCTCCGTCGAAGTATCTGGAGCGGATACTGAAGATCCTGCTCAGTGATGAGGAGGCGAGAAAAGTTTCTCTGCTTCCAATCAAGCCCTTCACACCACGCCAGGCTGCAACTATTTGGGGACTCAGCGAAACCGAAGCGTTCAAACTCCTGAATGAACTCGCCTCCAGAGCCATTCTGGTTGACATTCACAGCGACAACGAAGTCCGGTATGTGCTCCCGCCACCCATGGCAGGTTTTTTCGAGTTTTCCCTGATGCGCATTCGCGACGACCTGGATCAGAAACTGCTTGCTGAACTTTTCTACCAATACCTCAATGTTGAGGAAGAATTTATCAAAGCACTCTTCACTGAAGGAGAGACTCAGCTCGGCAGGGTTTTCGTGCAGGAGGCCGCTCTGAAAAACAGCGCTGCCCTGCATGTACTTGACTACGAGCGAGCCACGGAAGTCATCGACACCAGCGAGCAGATCGGCATCAGCCTCTGTTACTGCCGACATAAGATGAAACACGTCGGCAAAAATTGTGATGCCCCCATGGACATCTGCATGACCTTTAACAGTTCAGCCGGCTCGCTTATCCGCCATGGCCACGCCCGGCCAGTGGACAAGGTTGAGGGACGTGAGTTGCTGGCAAAAGCCTGGGAACACAACCTGATCCAATTTGGCGAGAATGTCCGCCAGAGAGTCAACTTTATCTGTAATTGCTGCGGTTGCTGCTGCGAGGCGATGCTGGCAGCCAAGCGGTTTGCATCTCTTCATCCCGTCCATACCACCAACTTCCTACCGGTTGTTGCCCATCACAATTGTACCGGTTGCGGCAAGTGTGTAGACGCCTGTCCTGTTGAAGCGATGTCACTGGTCTCCGCCAATGATCCCCATAAACCGAAACGTAAACAAGCCAAACTGGACAGGGAACTCTGCCTGGGTTGCGGTGTGTGCGTACGCAGCTGCCCTGAACAGGTGATTGAGCTTACGTCACGCCCCGAACGGGTTATCACTCCTCTGAATTCTGCCCACCGAACGGTGGTGATGGCTATCGAGCGAGGCATGTTGCAGGAACTGATCTTCGACAACAGGTTGCTGTTCAGTCACCGCGCCCTGGCAATTCTTTTGGGAGCGATCTTTAAACTGCCTCCCGTCAAACAACTCCTTGCCAGCAAGCAGGTCAAATCGCGCTATCTGGAGGCACTAATAGCAAAAAGATAA
- a CDS encoding TIGR03915 family putative DNA repair protein: MNTAPDTFLYDGSFDGLLTAVAYAVKSQAPVAGVYAEHHYMPTLVAGIRQIKTEREQAQRLFSYLNSLGRMPARLAFNGYLSEDKESANYIHGLVRECLRLGKSAADYFASEPIRNLKGLDKKVSFEAHRLNGLIRFRILKDGLQYAPIEPDHNVISYCANHFIKRLANRRWILHDIARDLALFWDCNTLQPVSVADDFTSFVAENGEVPPEEMAEQELHYQQLWNSFHAAISNPARENHKLQRQLMPKRYWKYLVEVG; the protein is encoded by the coding sequence ATGAATACTGCTCCCGACACGTTTCTCTATGATGGCTCGTTCGATGGCTTGCTTACAGCCGTTGCCTATGCCGTAAAGTCACAAGCACCTGTCGCCGGCGTTTACGCTGAGCATCACTATATGCCCACACTGGTTGCAGGAATCCGGCAAATCAAGACTGAAAGGGAACAGGCACAGCGCCTGTTCAGCTACCTGAACTCGTTGGGACGTATGCCGGCACGGCTGGCCTTCAACGGATACCTCAGTGAAGACAAGGAATCGGCCAATTATATCCACGGTCTGGTACGTGAGTGTTTGCGGCTGGGGAAAAGTGCTGCGGACTACTTTGCCTCAGAGCCGATACGTAATTTAAAAGGGCTGGACAAAAAGGTGAGTTTTGAGGCGCATCGCCTCAATGGTTTGATTCGCTTTCGCATACTCAAAGACGGGCTGCAATACGCACCGATAGAGCCGGATCACAATGTTATCAGTTACTGCGCGAATCATTTTATCAAACGCCTTGCGAACCGGCGCTGGATACTCCACGACATAGCACGGGATCTGGCACTGTTCTGGGACTGCAATACCCTGCAACCGGTCTCTGTCGCTGACGACTTCACCAGCTTTGTGGCGGAAAACGGGGAGGTGCCACCCGAAGAGATGGCTGAGCAGGAGCTTCACTATCAACAGCTGTGGAATTCTTTTCACGCGGCTATTAGCAACCCCGCCCGGGAGAATCATAAACTTCAACGACAGCTTATGCCGAAGAGATACTGGAAGTATCTGGTTGAAGTGGGCTGA